The Malus domestica chromosome 06, GDT2T_hap1 genome has a segment encoding these proteins:
- the LOC103454644 gene encoding V-type proton ATPase subunit E gives MNDADVSKQIQQMVRFIRQEAEEKANEISVSAEEEFNIEKLQLVEAEKKKIRQEYEKKEKQVDVRKKIEYSMQLNASRIKVLQAQDDVVNSMKEAASKELLNVSRDHHAYKKLLKDLIVQSLLRLKEPAVLLRCRKDDLHLVESVLESAGREYADKAKVHSPEIIVDTTVFLPPAPTHHNPHVSSCSGGVVLASRDGKIVCENTLDARLDVVFRKKLPEIRRKLFGQVAA, from the exons ATGAACGACGCAGATGTCTCCAAGCAGATCCAGCAGATGGTGAGGTTCATCCGCCAAGAAGCTGAGGAGAAGGCCAACGAGATCTCTGTATCTGCTGAGGAA gaATTCAACATTGAGAAGTTGCAGCTCGTCGaggcggagaagaagaagattagGCAAGAAtatgagaagaaggagaagcaaGTCGACGTCCGAAAGAAGAT TGAGTACTCCATGCAGCTCAATGCTTCTCGTATTAAAGTTCTTCAGGCTCAAGATGATGTGGTTAACTCCATGAAGGAGGCAGCATCCAAGGAGCTTCTGAATGTGAGCCGAGATCACCATGCGTACAAAAAGCTTCTGAAAGATCTTATCGTTCAG AGTTTGCTTAGGCTGAAAGAGCCTGCTGTTTTGTTACGTTGCCGGAAGGACGATCTACATCTGGTGGAGTCTGTTCTGGAATCAGCAGGACGGGAATATGCAGACAAAGCAAAGGTTCATTCACCTGAGATTATAGTGGACACTACTGTCTTTCTTCCACCTGCTCCTACCCATCATAATCCCCATGTTTCTTCCTG TTCTGGAGGTGTGGTCCTGGCTTCTCGGGATGGGAAGATTGTGTGTGAGAACACCCTTGATGCACGATTGGATGTTGTATTCCGTAAAAAACTTCCAGAG ATCCGCAGAAAGCTCTTCGGTCAGGTTGCTGCATAA
- the LOC103454641 gene encoding hydroxyproline O-galactosyltransferase HPGT1-like: protein MHSRPSHNRLSGSAFHSRISALLLAMVSTMAAIYVAGRLWQDAADRVYLIQELDKRNGQGQSAIAVDDTLKIIDCREQQKQLSALEMQLAGARQEGFIPKSLSKNEGAHSKKKLVAVIGIITTFGRKKNREAIRKAWMPTGEALKRLADEKGIIVRFVIGRSPNRGDSLDKEIDKENDRTNDFIILDDQVEASEERPKKTKLLYIHAVENWDAEFYVKVNDDVYVNLDVLGATLTTYIDKPRVYIGCMKSGEVFSEPTHKWYEPDWWKFGDAKSYFRHASGELYAISRALAQFISINRSILHAYAHDDVSAGSWFIGLDVKHIDERKFCCSSWMPGAICTAV from the exons ATGCATAGCCGGCCGTCGCACAACCGGCTATCCGGCTCGGCTTTTCACTCTCGGATTTCAGCTCTCTTGCTCGCCATGGTCTCCACCATGGCCGCCATCTACGTCGCAGGCCG ATTGTGGCAGGATGCTGCCGATAGGGTTTATTTGATTCAGGAGCTTGATAAAAGAAATGGTCAG GGTCAATCTGCTATAGCCGTAGACGACACACTTAAAATTATAGATTGCAG GGAGcaacagaagcagttgtccGCCCTTGAGATGCAACTGGCTGGGGCAAGGCAGGAAGGTTTCATTCCAAAGAGCTTGTCGAAAAATGAGGGGGCTCATTCTAAGAAGAAGCTTGTAGCTGTTATAGGAATTATTACAACATTTGGTCGCAAGAAAAATAGGGAGGCAATTCGTAAGGCGTGGATGCCTACAG gtgAAGCACTGAAAAGATTAGCAGATGAAAAGGGCATCATTGTGCGATTTGTAATTGGAAGAAG CCCAAATCGTGGAGACAGTTTGGACAAGGAAATAGACAAAGAAAATGACCGGACCAACGACTTcattattctt GATGATCAAGTGGAGGCATCTGAGGAGCGGccaaaaaagacaaaattgcTCTATATTCATGCTGTAGAGAACTGGGATGCTGAGTTTTATGTTAAGGTCAATGATGATGTTTATGTTAATCTTG ATGTCCTGGGAGCAACTCTAACTACTTATATAGATAAGCCTCGTGTCTATATTGGGTGCATGAAATCAGGCGAAGTCTTCTCTGAACC AACACACAAGTGGTATGAGCCAGACTGGTGGAAATTTGGCGATGCAAAATC ATACTTTAGACATGCTTCTGGTGAATTGTATGCCATTTCCAGAGCCTTAGCTCAGTTTATATCAATAAACAG ATCTATTCTTCATGCTTATGCTCATGACGATGTTAGTGCTGGATCATGGTTTATTGGGCTTGATGTGAAGCACATCGATGAGCGGAAATTTTGCTGCTCCTCTTGGATGCCAG GAGCAATATGTACAGCTGTGTAA